The Natronoglycomyces albus genome has a segment encoding these proteins:
- a CDS encoding HAD-IIA family hydrolase — MTTSRPARLQSSVGELAAGYGLSLLDLDGVIYLLDQAIPGAEETVRRLREINNQPVFVTNNASRRSHEVANALTGMGIGARADEVQTSAQTAARLIAERFAESDPAVLVTGSEALKAEIQDLGLRTTTEARQAEVVVQGYAADLGWRDLASAAVAVRRGAYWVATNTDATLPSPDGPLPGNGSLLKAVEMAVGHGPHLIAGKPEPVIYQQAMNRRPEAAAIAVGDRWDTDIAGANAAGIDSLLVFTGVLNEQQALRLPPEGRPTHLGESVADLFTAHPELKWVDQWLVRCGGWEASIGAGRELVLTGGGTQLDSWRALCELAWAAHDAGVADVDKPVSTT, encoded by the coding sequence GTGACCACCTCTCGTCCCGCCCGCCTGCAATCCAGCGTCGGTGAGCTAGCCGCAGGCTACGGCCTCTCCCTGCTGGATCTCGATGGTGTGATCTACCTGCTTGACCAGGCAATCCCGGGCGCCGAGGAGACGGTGCGCCGCTTGCGAGAAATCAACAACCAACCTGTCTTTGTCACCAACAATGCTTCGCGCCGGAGCCACGAGGTCGCCAATGCTTTGACTGGAATGGGTATCGGCGCACGGGCCGATGAGGTGCAAACGTCAGCACAGACGGCCGCCCGTTTGATCGCGGAAAGATTCGCCGAATCTGATCCGGCAGTACTCGTGACTGGCTCTGAAGCACTGAAGGCAGAAATTCAGGACCTTGGGTTGCGCACGACTACAGAGGCGCGCCAGGCCGAGGTGGTGGTACAGGGATACGCCGCAGATTTGGGTTGGCGTGACCTGGCTAGCGCGGCGGTAGCGGTGCGGCGGGGTGCCTATTGGGTTGCGACTAACACGGACGCTACTCTGCCCAGTCCCGATGGACCGCTCCCTGGCAATGGTTCGCTTCTCAAGGCAGTGGAGATGGCGGTTGGGCATGGCCCCCACCTCATTGCGGGTAAACCGGAGCCGGTTATCTATCAGCAGGCGATGAATCGCCGTCCCGAGGCGGCGGCAATCGCGGTGGGGGACCGGTGGGACACGGATATCGCTGGTGCCAATGCCGCCGGAATCGACTCGCTGTTGGTCTTCACCGGTGTGCTCAATGAGCAGCAGGCGCTAAGGCTGCCTCCGGAAGGGCGCCCCACTCACTTGGGAGAATCGGTGGCGGATCTGTTCACTGCGCATCCGGAACTTAAGTGGGTCGACCAGTGGCTGGTTCGGTGTGGAGGCTGGGAGGCCAGTATCGGCGCAGGTCGTGAGCTGGTGTTGACCGGTGGGGGGACACAGCTGGATTCATGGCGGGCATTGTGCGAACTGGCTTGGGCCGCTCATGACGCAGGTGTGGCCGATGTAGATAAGCCGGTCTCGACCACATAG
- a CDS encoding phasin family protein — translation MQEVLRSYLETALGLTETSRKKATEMVDKLLQQGGMSVDQAKSVVDDVISTSAANREALGQLVRYEVDQTLGRLGLATREENETLTGRLEQLEQQLRDAERRIVKLEDDAERAQKHPSPPKKVAKKAPAKKAAKKTAKKTAKKTAKKASGN, via the coding sequence ATGCAAGAAGTGTTGCGCAGTTACCTGGAGACCGCTCTAGGACTGACCGAAACCTCACGTAAGAAGGCCACTGAGATGGTCGATAAACTTCTGCAACAGGGCGGCATGTCTGTTGACCAGGCGAAATCCGTAGTAGATGACGTCATCAGCACCTCAGCGGCCAACCGTGAGGCTCTAGGTCAACTAGTCCGCTATGAGGTGGATCAGACCTTGGGCCGTCTGGGCCTGGCCACCCGTGAAGAGAATGAGACGCTGACGGGTCGTCTCGAACAGCTCGAACAGCAGCTACGCGACGCCGAACGACGGATCGTCAAGCTTGAGGACGATGCCGAGCGCGCGCAAAAGCACCCATCCCCGCCCAAAAAGGTAGCTAAGAAGGCCCCGGCGAAAAAGGCCGCTAAGAAGACGGCTAAAAAGACGGCCAAAAAGACGGCCAAGAAGGCTAGCGGTAACTAG
- the recN gene encoding DNA repair protein RecN gives MLEELRIQNLGVIADATLPFSDGLTVLTGETGAGKTMVVAGLGLLFGGRASKVPPSGEKTVVEGRIRTDNVPSQLRERAIAAGAELDDDSELLLARSVSIEGRSRAWVGGRSAPIGVLGELGELTVSVHGQSDQMRLLNPSEQRAALDRFAGEAHLKLVADYAETFHSLHAVSEQLTRLQGDAREMAREADLLRLGLEEIASVDPQPGEEQELAEEGRRLEHAETLRQAAAAAHQALIGLDDDTQGAVDLSGSAARLLDAQADTDPMLAEYAERLSQASAALSEAGSDLLHYIEGLQADPSRLEEIFQRQLAIKGLLRKYAEDIDGVLAWAETSRQRLNELESSDDRIEELTEELAALTEQAATQAAQLSKSRRSAAERFSAAVSSELKNLAMPHASVVASVNPRPAGKSALRLCVDGTEHGATEEGIDDIELQLRPHPGSPAAPLTKGASGGELSRVMLAIEVVFAGAGGPPVLVFDEVDAGVGGQAAVEIGRCLARLARRHQVLVVTHLPQVAAFADRHLVVSKDTSGSVTVSGVQVVDDGQRARELARMLAGMPDSHLGVAHAEELLASAAKLKSGKLRLRPTEG, from the coding sequence GTGTTGGAAGAGCTGCGCATACAGAATTTGGGCGTGATCGCGGACGCGACCCTGCCATTTTCCGACGGTTTGACGGTCCTCACCGGTGAGACTGGTGCGGGCAAGACCATGGTGGTCGCCGGTCTAGGTCTCCTCTTTGGCGGAAGGGCCTCGAAAGTTCCGCCGTCGGGCGAGAAAACTGTGGTCGAGGGCCGTATACGTACCGACAATGTTCCCTCGCAACTGCGTGAACGCGCCATTGCGGCCGGTGCCGAGCTCGATGATGACTCCGAACTCCTCCTGGCACGCAGCGTATCGATTGAAGGTCGTTCCCGCGCTTGGGTTGGTGGGCGGTCCGCCCCGATTGGCGTCCTCGGTGAGTTGGGGGAGTTGACGGTCTCCGTACACGGGCAATCAGATCAGATGCGATTGCTCAACCCCAGTGAACAGCGCGCTGCGCTCGATCGTTTCGCTGGAGAGGCCCACTTGAAGTTGGTGGCCGACTATGCCGAAACCTTTCACTCCCTTCACGCAGTGTCCGAGCAGCTTACACGGCTGCAAGGAGACGCGCGGGAAATGGCTCGGGAGGCTGATCTGCTGCGCTTGGGGCTTGAGGAGATCGCTTCGGTTGACCCGCAGCCAGGCGAGGAACAGGAGCTGGCCGAGGAGGGACGACGCCTCGAACACGCCGAGACTTTGCGCCAGGCGGCCGCGGCTGCTCATCAGGCTTTGATCGGCCTCGATGACGACACTCAGGGCGCTGTGGACTTGTCGGGGTCCGCCGCCCGCCTACTGGATGCGCAGGCCGACACCGATCCCATGTTGGCCGAATACGCCGAGCGCCTGTCCCAGGCTTCGGCCGCGTTGTCCGAGGCAGGCTCTGACCTGTTGCATTACATAGAAGGTCTGCAGGCCGACCCTTCCCGCCTCGAGGAAATATTCCAACGGCAACTGGCCATCAAAGGTCTCTTGCGCAAATACGCCGAGGACATCGACGGTGTGTTGGCGTGGGCCGAGACGTCTCGCCAGCGCCTGAATGAACTGGAGTCCTCGGACGACCGCATTGAGGAATTGACCGAGGAATTGGCCGCGCTTACCGAACAGGCCGCCACCCAGGCCGCGCAGCTAAGCAAGTCTCGGCGCTCGGCAGCCGAGCGCTTCTCGGCTGCCGTGTCATCGGAGTTGAAGAATCTGGCCATGCCGCATGCGAGTGTCGTCGCGTCGGTGAATCCGCGACCAGCCGGAAAGAGCGCTTTGCGGCTGTGTGTGGATGGCACTGAACATGGTGCCACTGAAGAGGGCATCGATGACATCGAGTTGCAATTGCGTCCGCACCCAGGCTCTCCCGCGGCTCCGTTGACCAAGGGAGCTTCCGGCGGCGAGCTGTCGCGGGTCATGTTGGCTATCGAAGTGGTGTTCGCAGGGGCAGGCGGACCACCGGTGTTGGTCTTCGACGAAGTGGACGCCGGGGTCGGTGGGCAGGCGGCCGTGGAGATTGGGCGATGTCTAGCGCGACTCGCCCGGCGACATCAAGTTCTCGTGGTGACTCACCTACCGCAGGTAGCGGCCTTTGCCGACCGACACCTGGTGGTGAGCAAGGACACGTCCGGGTCCGTTACTGTCTCGGGTGTCCAAGTTGTCGACGATGGGCAACGTGCCCGGGAGTTGGCGCGTATGCTCGCTGGTATGCCTGACAGCCACCTTGGTGTGGCCCATGCCGAAGAACTGCTGGCCAGTGCGGCGAAGTTGAAGTCAGGAAAGTTACGGCTCCGTCCCACCGAGGGATGA
- a CDS encoding NAD kinase, whose translation MEPFVPQRVVVVSHPFRSDVADQAEKVAASLRAAGIKVSVISGDTDTLDDPDSLLVANNGHNQADLIIALGGDGTVLRAARLAGEADVPLLGVNFGRVGFLAEAEVADLDIVVSRILAADYELEELPTIQVQAVLSDGTSRRAWAFNDISVEKAEPARMLEVIVDIDGTRVARYGCDGILCSTAAGSTAHAMSAGGPVVWPDVDAMVVVPVSAHALFTKPMVVRPQAVIDVSVESYGTQGNLIADGRRVADLRGGARARITRGDRPVLLVRMFDRTFPSRLVSKLSLPVDGWRHGESS comes from the coding sequence ATGGAACCGTTCGTCCCGCAGCGGGTTGTGGTGGTCTCGCACCCGTTTCGTTCTGATGTGGCCGATCAGGCGGAAAAGGTCGCCGCCTCACTGCGCGCTGCCGGTATCAAGGTGTCGGTGATCAGCGGCGACACCGATACGCTGGACGACCCCGATTCGTTGCTCGTGGCCAATAACGGCCATAACCAGGCCGATTTGATCATTGCCCTCGGAGGCGACGGCACTGTTTTGCGCGCTGCCCGCTTGGCTGGGGAAGCTGATGTGCCGCTGCTGGGCGTCAATTTTGGGAGGGTGGGCTTCCTAGCCGAGGCCGAGGTTGCTGATCTGGACATCGTGGTGAGCCGAATCTTGGCTGCCGACTATGAGCTTGAGGAACTTCCAACAATCCAGGTGCAAGCGGTGCTTTCGGACGGTACTTCGCGGCGGGCTTGGGCATTCAATGACATTTCGGTGGAGAAGGCCGAGCCAGCGCGAATGTTGGAAGTGATCGTGGACATCGATGGCACTCGTGTGGCCCGGTATGGCTGTGACGGAATACTGTGTTCGACGGCTGCCGGTTCCACCGCGCACGCGATGTCGGCCGGGGGGCCGGTGGTCTGGCCGGATGTGGACGCGATGGTCGTCGTCCCCGTCAGCGCGCATGCGCTCTTTACCAAGCCGATGGTGGTGCGCCCGCAGGCGGTTATCGATGTGTCGGTGGAATCGTATGGGACACAGGGCAATCTGATCGCCGACGGTCGGCGGGTCGCCGACCTGCGTGGGGGCGCGCGGGCTCGCATCACCCGTGGAGATCGGCCGGTACTCCTTGTGCGGATGTTTGATCGGACGTTCCCGTCGCGGTTGGTCTCGAAGCTGTCGCTTCCGGTTGACGGTTGGCGGCACGGGGAATCTTCCTAA
- the tyrS gene encoding tyrosine--tRNA ligase: MHIIDELSWRGLIQDSTDIDALRKDIDAGQLSFYVGFDPTAASLHVGHLMQALTARRLQHAGLRPVLLVGGATGQIGDPRDTSERTLNPPETVAQWVENIRQQVAPFVTFEGESAAVPVNNLDWTDELSAIDFLRDVGKHFPVSKMLNREVVRARLESGISFTEFAYQLLQSHDYWELNQRYGVTVQFGGSDQWGNITAGVDYVRRRSGKHVHAFVTPLITKADGTKFGKSEGGAIWLDANLTSPYAFYQFWFNADDRDIVQYLKYLSFRSQAEIEELEKATIEKPQARLAQRALAEEMTVLLHGQAECDQVIAASKALFGRAALTELSEATLVAALSEAGITKVGTEPITVAELLAKSGVVSSTSEARRAVRDGGAYLNNEKLTDATEEVDRSALLFGRYAVVRRGKKTIAGAELDA, from the coding sequence ATGCACATAATCGACGAACTTTCCTGGCGTGGCCTGATCCAAGACAGCACCGACATTGATGCGCTCCGCAAAGACATCGACGCAGGACAGCTCTCGTTTTATGTGGGGTTCGATCCGACAGCGGCTAGTTTGCACGTGGGGCACCTCATGCAGGCGCTCACGGCCCGCCGGTTGCAACATGCCGGTCTCCGCCCCGTCTTGCTGGTGGGCGGCGCGACCGGGCAAATCGGTGATCCTCGCGACACTTCAGAGCGCACACTCAACCCGCCGGAGACCGTAGCCCAGTGGGTCGAAAACATTCGGCAACAAGTGGCACCCTTCGTCACGTTCGAAGGAGAGAGCGCCGCAGTGCCTGTCAACAACCTTGACTGGACTGACGAATTGTCCGCGATCGACTTTCTGCGCGACGTCGGCAAGCACTTCCCCGTCAGTAAGATGCTCAACCGCGAAGTTGTCCGCGCTCGCCTCGAATCCGGAATCTCCTTCACTGAATTTGCCTACCAGCTATTGCAATCGCACGATTACTGGGAACTGAACCAACGCTACGGCGTCACTGTGCAGTTTGGCGGTTCCGACCAGTGGGGCAACATCACCGCTGGTGTTGACTACGTCCGCCGACGCTCCGGTAAACACGTCCACGCCTTCGTGACGCCCTTGATCACTAAGGCAGACGGCACAAAATTCGGTAAATCCGAAGGCGGAGCTATCTGGCTCGACGCTAACTTGACCAGTCCGTACGCGTTCTACCAGTTCTGGTTTAACGCCGATGACCGCGACATTGTCCAATACTTGAAGTACCTCTCGTTCCGCAGCCAAGCTGAAATTGAGGAGCTGGAAAAGGCCACGATCGAAAAGCCGCAAGCGCGCCTAGCCCAGCGGGCGCTGGCTGAGGAGATGACCGTGCTCTTGCATGGACAGGCTGAGTGCGACCAGGTAATCGCGGCTTCAAAAGCGTTGTTTGGCCGCGCGGCACTGACGGAGCTTTCCGAAGCTACGCTGGTAGCAGCCTTGAGCGAGGCCGGGATTACGAAGGTCGGTACGGAGCCAATTACCGTAGCGGAACTGCTGGCCAAATCTGGTGTGGTCTCTAGTACTTCGGAGGCGCGGCGAGCTGTGCGAGACGGTGGCGCATACCTCAATAACGAGAAGCTCACCGATGCCACGGAAGAGGTTGACCGCAGCGCACTGCTTTTCGGTCGCTACGCCGTTGTGCGCCGTGGCAAGAAAACCATTGCCGGGGCCGAGCTCGACGCTTAG
- a CDS encoding copper transporter: MINFRYHLLSLTAVFLALTVGLILGTAALNGPAVEILSDRVSNLTSANDSLRAEINELQDELADDQEFASIAAPYVLEGTLAAEETMIVALPGVDSDTVDQVEAMLGYTEASVAGRMMILDDFFDPTNNDSLADLADRTAPEGFEVPVTFDGVEAISSVLAAVTMAEGSDEEVSNSDRTAVLSGLTEMGMLTIDADPTGEATSVIVLTGGTATDSGAEARNDGVVTFADTFASTAHTVLGGTTSAGDGNPLATVRNDEDTALSTVDNVSSTQGEVAVVAALAALAADGTISHLGTGSEAEGLLPAAS; the protein is encoded by the coding sequence TTGATTAATTTCCGTTACCACCTGCTGTCCCTCACCGCCGTATTCTTGGCCTTGACTGTCGGCCTTATCTTGGGCACGGCCGCGCTCAATGGTCCAGCCGTGGAAATCCTCTCCGACCGGGTGTCGAATCTGACTTCGGCGAATGACTCGTTGCGCGCTGAGATCAATGAGCTTCAAGATGAGTTGGCCGATGACCAGGAGTTCGCCTCCATCGCAGCGCCCTATGTCCTGGAGGGGACATTGGCCGCTGAAGAGACGATGATCGTGGCCCTGCCCGGCGTGGATTCGGACACGGTCGATCAGGTTGAGGCGATGTTGGGATACACCGAGGCTTCGGTCGCGGGACGGATGATGATCCTCGATGACTTCTTCGACCCGACTAACAATGACTCGCTGGCCGACTTGGCCGACCGAACCGCACCTGAAGGCTTTGAAGTGCCGGTGACATTCGACGGGGTGGAAGCGATTAGTTCGGTGCTCGCGGCTGTCACCATGGCCGAGGGTTCTGACGAAGAAGTCTCCAATTCCGACCGCACGGCCGTCTTGAGTGGCCTCACGGAAATGGGAATGCTGACCATTGACGCCGACCCGACCGGTGAGGCGACCTCAGTGATCGTGTTGACCGGTGGCACCGCCACGGATTCTGGCGCCGAGGCCCGCAACGATGGCGTGGTCACGTTCGCTGATACCTTTGCTAGCACAGCGCATACGGTGCTCGGAGGAACCACGTCCGCCGGTGATGGCAACCCCCTGGCTACGGTCCGCAATGACGAGGACACTGCATTGTCTACTGTTGACAACGTGTCGTCCACGCAGGGGGAAGTGGCCGTGGTGGCCGCGCTCGCGGCACTGGCGGCCGACGGAACGATCAGCCATCTGGGCACTGGTTCGGAAGCTGAAGGTCTGCTTCCGGCCGCCTCCTAG
- the murJ gene encoding murein biosynthesis integral membrane protein MurJ, translating to MTTDSGREVGKNAALISVITVVSRMAGFGRTMVLVWAVGFAGLGTAYQSANQIPNIIYEIVAGGAMAALVVPLLTGPLTRGNRDEVNRISSALLTWALTALVPIGILLALMADPLMRVMMGSNDPDTVAAATRMLVIFAPQLPLYGVAIVLTGVLQAQRRFAWPALAPLLSSLTMIGVYIAYGLVSGRKDDPVDVTFGELFLISAGTTFGVLVLGGCLFFPVAKTGVKLRVTWKLDAAVASHLRSLAIAGTLILGSQQLCQALMMILANDAGSGPYAIFTASQMFFLLPWGVLAVPLATAAYPNLTEAYQLGHMQRYREQLATFGRIVLILSGLGVVALTAISDPIAVVLNVLQPTPGDASEISGTLFFLGFGLVGFSLFALYSRALYAVDQARAATIATCSGWAVGAAVALALSLALPIENRTIALAIGWSAGMVAMGVLLTVAIGRHTGAESLRGFGRALVSTVVATAVAIGVGRGVISWWGLADTLGSALVQGAVVGIVVALTYLVTASAAAGQNPVAVLGNIKRKSSSKTSADQTAEAHGEEGG from the coding sequence GTGACCACTGATTCCGGCCGGGAAGTTGGCAAGAATGCGGCCCTGATCAGTGTTATCACCGTCGTTTCCCGCATGGCTGGGTTCGGGCGCACCATGGTGCTTGTCTGGGCAGTCGGTTTCGCGGGTCTGGGTACGGCCTATCAGTCGGCTAACCAGATTCCCAATATCATCTACGAGATCGTCGCGGGTGGTGCGATGGCCGCGTTGGTGGTGCCCCTACTGACTGGGCCGTTGACCCGTGGTAACCGCGACGAGGTCAATCGCATTTCCTCGGCTTTGCTCACATGGGCGTTGACCGCTTTGGTCCCCATCGGCATCCTGCTAGCTCTTATGGCGGACCCGCTGATGCGGGTGATGATGGGCTCCAACGATCCCGATACGGTTGCGGCGGCGACTCGGATGCTCGTCATCTTTGCCCCACAACTGCCCTTGTATGGCGTTGCCATCGTGCTGACGGGCGTTTTGCAAGCCCAGCGACGCTTCGCGTGGCCCGCGTTGGCCCCGCTGCTGTCCTCGTTGACGATGATCGGTGTATATATCGCCTACGGGCTTGTCTCGGGTCGAAAAGACGACCCGGTTGATGTCACCTTCGGTGAACTTTTCCTGATTTCGGCAGGTACGACCTTCGGCGTGCTGGTCTTGGGTGGCTGCCTGTTCTTCCCCGTTGCCAAAACGGGGGTAAAACTCCGGGTGACCTGGAAACTCGATGCCGCGGTCGCTTCTCACCTGAGGAGTCTCGCGATCGCTGGAACCCTCATCTTGGGTTCCCAGCAGCTATGCCAAGCCCTCATGATGATCTTGGCCAATGATGCCGGTAGCGGCCCGTATGCGATTTTTACCGCCAGTCAAATGTTCTTTCTGCTGCCATGGGGAGTATTGGCGGTGCCGCTGGCGACTGCCGCCTACCCCAATCTCACCGAGGCCTATCAGCTTGGGCATATGCAGCGCTACCGCGAGCAGCTGGCGACTTTTGGCCGGATAGTCCTGATTCTTTCGGGTCTGGGAGTCGTCGCCCTCACCGCGATTTCCGACCCCATCGCCGTTGTTCTCAATGTTCTCCAACCCACTCCTGGCGACGCTTCTGAGATCTCTGGCACCTTGTTCTTTCTTGGGTTCGGCCTAGTCGGATTCTCCCTGTTCGCCCTGTACAGTCGCGCCCTTTACGCGGTTGATCAGGCCAGGGCCGCCACGATCGCAACCTGCTCGGGGTGGGCTGTCGGTGCCGCGGTCGCGTTGGCGTTGAGTCTTGCCTTGCCCATCGAGAACCGGACGATCGCATTGGCCATCGGTTGGAGCGCGGGAATGGTCGCCATGGGTGTGCTCCTCACCGTTGCGATTGGACGCCATACTGGGGCGGAGAGCCTGCGTGGCTTCGGTCGGGCGCTTGTGTCCACAGTCGTCGCAACGGCCGTCGCCATTGGAGTGGGGCGGGGCGTAATCTCATGGTGGGGATTGGCCGACACCTTGGGTTCGGCCCTCGTTCAAGGTGCGGTCGTCGGCATTGTAGTCGCCCTGACATACCTGGTCACAGCATCAGCCGCCGCAGGTCAGAATCCGGTGGCAGTGCTAGGGAATATTAAGCGCAAGTCAAGTTCGAAGACTTCGGCCGACCAAACGGCGGAAGCACATGGGGAAGAAGGTGGCTAG
- the steA gene encoding putative cytokinetic ring protein SteA — MRLPGRTREESTDTGRLTGTARLDRRTKRLCGRLRPGEIAVINHVDVDRVAADALVACKPAAVVNAVPSISGRYPNLGPEVLLKAGIPLIDGVGEDVFDALKDGQKIEIEDNRVLVRGEEIATGVAQTLEQVSADMDTARAGLSVQMEAFAANTMEYLKRERELLLDGVGVPDVETDFSGRHCLIVIRGYNYKDDIDVLRPYIREFRPVLVGVDGGSDALLEAGYTPDMIVGDMDSVSDDALRCGAEVVVHAYADGRAPAMERMEKLGVPAVTFPAAATSEDIAMLLADEKGASLIVAVGTHVTLVEFLDKGRGGMASTFLTRLRVGGKLVDAKGVSRLYRQNVSVSAMLLLITSAIAAMTAAVAVSTVGRSFVEIFADWWDGLIFQIQRLFS, encoded by the coding sequence ATGCGTTTGCCCGGACGAACCCGGGAAGAATCAACGGACACCGGACGACTGACCGGTACCGCACGGCTGGACCGGCGGACCAAGCGGTTGTGCGGTCGTCTGCGTCCCGGCGAGATTGCCGTGATCAACCACGTCGACGTCGACAGGGTCGCCGCCGATGCGTTGGTGGCGTGTAAACCTGCCGCGGTCGTTAACGCCGTGCCGTCGATCTCGGGCCGCTACCCAAACTTGGGGCCTGAGGTCTTGTTGAAAGCGGGTATCCCGCTTATCGATGGGGTCGGCGAGGACGTCTTTGACGCCCTCAAGGACGGTCAGAAGATCGAAATTGAGGACAACCGAGTTCTGGTGCGGGGAGAAGAGATCGCCACGGGGGTCGCTCAGACTCTCGAACAGGTCTCGGCGGACATGGACACCGCGCGAGCGGGCCTGTCCGTGCAGATGGAGGCTTTCGCCGCCAACACGATGGAGTATCTCAAGCGCGAGCGTGAATTGTTGCTCGACGGCGTCGGCGTTCCCGACGTGGAGACCGACTTCTCCGGACGGCACTGCCTTATCGTTATTCGTGGCTACAACTACAAAGACGACATCGACGTGCTACGGCCCTACATCCGGGAATTCCGTCCGGTGTTGGTCGGAGTTGACGGCGGTTCCGATGCGTTGCTTGAGGCCGGTTACACGCCCGACATGATCGTCGGTGACATGGACTCGGTCTCCGATGACGCGTTGCGCTGCGGCGCCGAGGTTGTCGTGCACGCATACGCGGACGGACGCGCCCCTGCCATGGAACGCATGGAAAAACTGGGAGTCCCGGCCGTCACATTCCCCGCAGCCGCGACCTCGGAAGACATCGCGATGTTGTTGGCCGATGAGAAGGGCGCTTCGCTGATCGTCGCCGTGGGAACCCACGTCACCCTGGTGGAGTTCCTGGACAAGGGACGTGGTGGCATGGCCTCGACGTTCCTGACTCGCTTGCGGGTGGGGGGAAAACTGGTTGACGCCAAGGGCGTTAGTCGCCTGTACCGGCAAAACGTGTCCGTGTCGGCTATGTTGTTGTTGATTACCTCGGCCATCGCGGCCATGACCGCTGCCGTCGCCGTGTCTACCGTCGGGCGTTCCTTCGTGGAAATCTTCGCCGACTGGTGGGATGGGCTGATCTTTCAGATTCAAAGGCTGTTCTCTTGA
- a CDS encoding TlyA family RNA methyltransferase: protein MAARKRLDAELVRRKLARSREHAAELIAAGSVQLRGITARKAATTVTGDDSIRILGQTDDYASRGAHKLLSALNAFPEVDPKGLRCLDAGASTGGFTDVLLRRGAASVVAVDVGYGQLAWKLQTDSRVEIRDRTNARYLQPADIGGQVDLTVGDLSFISLRLVLPALAACTRQDGTIMPMVKPQFEVGRERISSTGVVTDPALWASSIEDVVSQAADLGWNTIDLAVSGLRGPKGNVEFFCLMRRDGSPMSRAQIDAVTESVGE from the coding sequence ATGGCCGCGCGAAAGCGCTTGGACGCCGAACTGGTGCGCCGCAAGCTCGCCCGATCCCGGGAACACGCGGCGGAACTAATCGCCGCTGGAAGTGTTCAGCTGCGCGGTATCACCGCTCGTAAAGCCGCTACTACCGTGACCGGGGACGATTCGATCCGCATCCTCGGGCAGACCGATGACTACGCCTCACGTGGCGCGCACAAATTGCTCAGTGCGCTCAATGCCTTCCCTGAGGTCGACCCCAAGGGATTGCGGTGCTTGGATGCGGGCGCGTCCACTGGCGGCTTTACCGACGTTTTGTTGCGGCGCGGGGCCGCCTCAGTGGTAGCGGTCGACGTCGGTTACGGCCAATTGGCCTGGAAACTACAAACTGATAGCCGCGTTGAGATACGGGATCGCACTAACGCCCGTTATCTACAGCCTGCTGACATTGGCGGCCAGGTCGATTTGACGGTCGGTGACCTGTCGTTCATATCCTTGCGGCTGGTGCTGCCCGCGCTCGCTGCCTGTACAAGGCAGGACGGGACGATTATGCCGATGGTGAAACCCCAGTTCGAGGTGGGCCGGGAACGAATTTCCTCGACCGGAGTGGTCACTGACCCCGCCTTGTGGGCCTCCTCCATCGAGGATGTCGTCTCACAAGCTGCGGATCTGGGCTGGAACACGATTGATCTCGCTGTGAGCGGATTGCGTGGCCCCAAAGGGAACGTTGAGTTCTTCTGCTTGATGCGACGCGACGGTTCTCCCATGAGCCGGGCCCAGATCGACGCTGTCACCGAATCGGTAGGAGAGTAG
- a CDS encoding SCP2 sterol-binding domain-containing protein produces the protein MATVDECREALHKFAEQMSDDPKKVKKLKGFNRALACNITDLDDVSFHGRFEGGKLTDITDGDNDDAEIRMIVKSDDLVALVAGELNFMKAFTSGQVKVKANMMDMMKLKTVL, from the coding sequence ATGGCTACAGTTGACGAATGCCGCGAGGCCCTGCACAAATTTGCTGAGCAGATGAGTGACGACCCCAAGAAGGTCAAGAAGCTCAAAGGCTTCAACCGGGCGCTAGCCTGTAATATCACCGACCTTGACGATGTGTCCTTCCACGGTCGGTTTGAAGGCGGCAAGCTCACCGACATCACCGACGGAGACAACGACGACGCCGAAATTCGCATGATCGTCAAGTCCGACGATCTCGTCGCTCTCGTGGCCGGTGAACTCAACTTCATGAAGGCATTCACCTCCGGGCAAGTAAAGGTCAAGGCCAACATGATGGACATGATGAAGCTCAAGACCGTCCTGTAA